Proteins encoded together in one Onychomys torridus chromosome 1, mOncTor1.1, whole genome shotgun sequence window:
- the Ccdc61 gene encoding coiled-coil domain-containing protein 61: MDQPAGLQVDYIFRGVEHAVRVVVSGQVLELEVEDRMTADQWRGEFDASFIEDLTHKTGNFKQFSIFCNMLESALTQSSESVTLDLLTYTDLESLRSRKLGGRPGTLAPRSAQLNSKRYLILIYSVEFDRIHYPLPLPYQGKPDPVVLQGIIRSLKEELGRLRGLDGGQDTRDTRETEIWHLREQVTRLASEKRELEVQLGRSREEALAGRAARQEAEALRGLVRGLELELRQERGLGGRAAGRRSQDCRRLAKELEEVKASERSLRARLKTLNNELAMYRRGRRTLPAPAPAREDRVSSSRERSTSRGRAATRSSSRESGRGARGRGRPARPSPSPTGGRAPRFDPTAFVKAKEKKQREIRMKQQQQRNRLGSGGSGDGPSVSWSHQTRPATAVTGRGDAASRSRNRSSSVDSFRSRCSSLSSCSELEDFSATVSRSRRCRGRGKPPSPTPWSGPKTKSTTRERNNHQRHLAGSGGWVPVKEYSSDFQGADMAEIDARLKALQEYMNRLDTRS; the protein is encoded by the exons ATGGACCAGCCAGCTGGCCTGCAGGTGGACTACATCTTCCGGGGTGTGGAGCATGCTGTGCGGGTGGTGGTTTCTGGGCAGGTGCTGGAGCTGGAGGTGGAGGACCGGATGACAGCTGACCAGTGGCGTGGAGAGTTTGATGCCAGCT TCATTGAAGATTTGACTCACAAGACGGGGAACTTCAAACAGTTCAGCATTTTCTGTAATATGCTGGAGTCGGCCCTTACCCAG AGCAGTGAGTCTGTCACTCTGGACCTGCTCACCTACACAGACCTGGAGTCCCTGCGGAGCCGCAAGCTGGGGGGTCGCCCAGGTACCTTGGCCCCCAGGTCAGCACAGCTCAACTCCAAGCGTTACCTCATCCTCATCTATTCCGTGGAGTTTGACAG GATTCACTACCCGCTGCCCCTCCCGTACCAGGGCAAGCCGGACCCCGTGGTTCTGCAGGGCATCATCCGCTCACTGAAGGAGGAGCTGGGCCGCCTTCGAGGGCTGGATGGTGGCCAGGACACTCGTGATACCCGGGAGACAGAGATCTGGCACCTGAGGGAGCA GGTGACCCGCCTGGCATCGGAGAAGCGCGAGCTGGAGGTGCAGCTGGGTCGCTCCCGAGAGGAGGCGCTGGCCGGGCGGGCGGCGCGCCAGGAGGCCGAGGCGCTGCGCGGGCTGGTGCGGggactggagctggagctgcGTCAGGAGCGCGGCCTCGGGGGCAGGGCTGCAGGCCGTCGCAGCCAGGACTGCCGCCGCCTGGCCAAGGAG CTCGAGGAGGTGAAGGCGTCGGAGCGCAGCCTGCGAGCGCGGCTGAAGACGCTCAACAACGAGCTGGCCATGTACCGAAGGGG GAGACGCACCCTGCCGGCGCCGGCCCCAGCCCGGGAGGATCGAGTTTCGTCGTCCCGGGAGCGCTCCACGTCTCGCGGCCGCGCGGCCACTCGCTCCTCGTCGCGGGAGAGTGGCCGTGGGGCCAGGGGTCGTGGCCGGCCGGCACGCCCCTCGCCCTCGCCCACAG GTGGTCGTGCGCCCCGATTTGACCCCACAGCCTTTGTGAAAGCcaaggagaagaagcagagagagatcaGGATGAA gcagcagcagcagcggaaCCGACTGGGCAGTGGAGGAAGCGGGGACGGGCCGTCCGTCTCATGGTCTCACCAGACTCGGCCCGCTACTGCGGTGACAGGCCGAGGGGACGCCGCCAGCCGCTCCCGGAACCGCAGCTCCTCGG TGGACAGTTTCCGCAGCCGCTGCTCGTCGCTCAGCTCCTGCAGCGAGTTGGAGGATTTCTCCGCGACGGTTTCCAGGAG TCGTCGCTGCCGTGGCCGTGGGAAACCACCCAGCCCCACGCCCTGGAGCGGGCCCAAGACG AAGTCTACCACTCGGGAACGCAACAATCACCAGAGACACCTGGCTGGTTCCGGGGGCTGGGTCCCCGTCAAAG AGTACAGCTCTGACTTCCAGGGAGCTGACATGGCTGAAATAGATGCCCGCCTGAAGGCTTTGCAAGAATACATGAACAGGCTGGACACTCGGTCATGA